The Propionibacterium freudenreichii subsp. freudenreichii genome contains a region encoding:
- the dhaK gene encoding dihydroxyacetone kinase subunit DhaK: protein MKKLINDAEHVVADSLRGVAAAHPGVQRVDLDNKIVYRAQPKQAGRVAVISGGGSGHEPLHSGYVGEGMLDAACCGEVFTSPVPDQMVAATKQVDNGAGVLQIVKNYTGDVMNFDMASELSQADGIDVESVIVNDDVAVEDSLYTAGRRGVGLTVLLEKIAGAAAEEGRDLASIKQLSEKVIATGRSYGCALTPCTVPAAGKPSFELADDEMELGIGIHGEPGRKRVKMGTAAQIAAELVDPVLADLDFTGPVIAMVNGMGATPLIELYLMYGEIEPLLAARGITVARNLVGNYITSLDMAGCSLTLLRADDDLVRLWDAPVNTPGLRWGI from the coding sequence ATGAAAAAGCTCATCAATGATGCCGAGCACGTGGTGGCCGACTCCCTGAGGGGAGTCGCCGCAGCGCACCCGGGAGTGCAACGCGTCGACCTGGACAACAAGATCGTCTACCGTGCCCAACCCAAGCAGGCCGGCAGGGTGGCGGTGATCTCCGGCGGCGGCTCGGGCCACGAGCCCCTGCACTCCGGCTACGTCGGGGAGGGCATGCTCGACGCCGCCTGTTGCGGCGAGGTCTTCACCTCCCCGGTACCCGATCAGATGGTGGCCGCCACCAAGCAGGTCGACAACGGTGCCGGTGTGCTGCAGATCGTCAAGAACTACACCGGCGACGTGATGAACTTCGACATGGCCTCCGAGCTGAGCCAGGCCGATGGCATCGACGTCGAGTCGGTGATCGTCAATGATGATGTGGCCGTCGAGGACTCCCTGTACACCGCCGGGCGACGTGGCGTCGGACTCACGGTGCTGCTCGAGAAGATCGCCGGCGCCGCCGCCGAGGAGGGACGCGACCTCGCATCGATCAAGCAGCTCAGCGAGAAGGTCATCGCCACCGGACGCTCCTACGGTTGCGCCCTCACGCCGTGCACGGTGCCCGCCGCCGGCAAGCCGAGCTTCGAACTTGCCGACGACGAGATGGAACTGGGCATCGGCATCCACGGCGAGCCCGGCCGCAAGCGGGTCAAGATGGGCACCGCCGCCCAGATCGCCGCAGAACTCGTGGACCCCGTGCTGGCAGACCTCGACTTCACCGGGCCGGTCATCGCCATGGTCAACGGGATGGGCGCCACGCCGCTCATCGAGCTCTACCTGATGTACGGCGAGATCGAACCCCTGTTGGCAGCCCGCGGCATCACCGTGGCGCGCAACCTGGTCGGCAACTACATCACCTCGCTGGACATGGCGGGTTGCTCCCTGACCCTGCTCAGGGCCGATGACGATCTGGTGAGATTGTGGGATGCGCCGGTGAACACGCCGGGACTGAGGTGGGGAATCTGA
- the dhaL gene encoding dihydroxyacetone kinase subunit DhaL, with protein MGNLMGDERVTKVAAWLHDYADTITEHSQELTDLDREIGDADHGFNMERGVKAIAALDPAQFADPGAYLKKVGMTLVSTVGGAAGPLYGTLFLRMATALPTDTALTTATFAKALRAGLEGVTQRGKSAVGDKTMVDALAPAVERLEADAAAGDKLANALKHASTAAQQGRDATVDLVARRGRASYLGERSKGHLDPGAASLTMLIESAARTLS; from the coding sequence GTGGGGAATCTGATGGGCGACGAACGCGTGACGAAAGTGGCGGCCTGGCTGCACGACTATGCCGACACGATCACCGAGCACTCCCAGGAACTGACCGACCTCGACCGCGAGATCGGTGACGCCGACCACGGCTTCAACATGGAACGCGGCGTCAAGGCCATTGCCGCACTCGATCCGGCGCAATTCGCCGACCCCGGCGCCTACCTCAAGAAGGTCGGCATGACGCTGGTCAGCACCGTCGGTGGTGCGGCCGGGCCGCTCTACGGCACGCTCTTCCTGCGCATGGCCACCGCGCTTCCCACCGACACCGCCCTGACCACGGCCACCTTCGCGAAGGCGCTGCGGGCCGGGCTCGAGGGCGTCACCCAGCGCGGCAAGTCGGCAGTGGGTGACAAGACGATGGTTGACGCGCTGGCGCCGGCAGTCGAGCGCCTCGAAGCTGACGCCGCCGCGGGGGACAAGCTGGCCAATGCCCTGAAGCATGCCTCGACCGCCGCCCAGCAGGGACGCGATGCGACCGTTGACCTGGTGGCCCGACGCGGGCGTGCGTCGTACCTGGGGGAGCGCAGCAAGGGCCATCTCGACCCGGGAGCCGCAAGCCTCACGATGCTCATTGAATCCGCAGCACGCACGCTGAGCTGA
- a CDS encoding GTPase family protein, with amino-acid sequence MGIAEGRATAGARDRADESLSESLGRLRADLGRVRLPLELADAPDRERQAAAMAAQLTDYVLPRLANIDAPLLAVVGGSTGAGKSTLVNSLIGRTVSRAGVIRPTTRSPLLVHNPADAAWFTDDRILPGLVRTTVESVGAQSLQLVPEPTLPQGLALLDAPDIDSVVADNRALAGQLLESADLWLFVTSAARYADAVPWSYLTRAAERGAAVAVVCDRVPPEAMREVPADLARLMSAQGLADAPLFPVPETTLDASGLLPADIVTPIRDFLAGLAGNNQRRRQVIAQTLRGAIGAIVRGSTRVADALDEQNRAANQLNADATGAFTRGAEAVSAQSADGTLLRGEVLARWHEYVGTGQITRFIDDTVGRLRDRIGRALRGEPGRGEQAAEAASSGLEQLIVAAAEDATEQAATAWRQSVAGRPLLAEDPQLGHTSADFAARVGVEVRDWQGEVLELVREQGHGRRRTARIAAAGVNGVGAALMLVIFAHTAGLTGAEVGVAGGSAVVAQRLLESIFGDDAVRRLAATAKESLDARVQGLMASELVRFTDALRRLGIDPELAGALRHAAAGADAASAGNAQSLMQAMNAAGAPRDDTARDDTARDDTARDDEAGQQ; translated from the coding sequence ATGGGAATCGCTGAGGGCCGGGCCACGGCTGGCGCCCGTGACCGGGCCGATGAGTCACTCAGTGAGTCCCTGGGCAGGCTGCGCGCCGACCTCGGCAGGGTGCGCCTGCCGCTCGAACTTGCCGACGCCCCCGACCGCGAACGGCAGGCGGCCGCGATGGCCGCCCAACTCACTGACTATGTGCTGCCGCGGCTGGCCAACATCGACGCCCCGCTCCTGGCGGTGGTCGGCGGCTCGACCGGCGCCGGAAAGTCCACGCTAGTCAACTCCCTGATCGGCCGGACGGTCTCCCGGGCCGGGGTCATCCGTCCCACCACGCGCAGCCCACTCCTGGTGCACAACCCGGCCGACGCCGCCTGGTTCACCGATGACCGCATCCTGCCCGGCCTAGTACGCACCACGGTTGAATCCGTCGGGGCGCAGTCCCTGCAATTGGTTCCCGAGCCGACGCTGCCACAGGGCCTCGCGCTGCTGGACGCCCCCGACATCGATTCCGTGGTCGCCGACAACCGGGCATTGGCCGGCCAGCTGTTGGAATCGGCCGACCTGTGGTTGTTCGTCACCTCCGCCGCCCGCTACGCAGACGCCGTGCCATGGTCATATCTCACCCGTGCCGCCGAGCGGGGGGCGGCGGTGGCCGTTGTCTGCGACCGGGTGCCTCCGGAGGCGATGCGAGAGGTCCCGGCCGACCTCGCCCGCCTCATGAGCGCCCAGGGGCTGGCTGACGCACCCCTGTTCCCCGTGCCGGAGACCACGCTGGACGCCTCCGGCCTGCTGCCGGCAGACATCGTGACGCCTATTCGTGATTTCCTCGCCGGGTTGGCCGGCAACAATCAGCGGCGCCGCCAGGTGATCGCGCAAACCCTGCGCGGTGCGATCGGGGCCATCGTGCGCGGCAGCACCCGGGTGGCCGACGCCCTCGACGAGCAGAACCGGGCCGCCAACCAGCTCAATGCCGACGCCACGGGGGCCTTCACGCGTGGTGCCGAGGCGGTGTCGGCCCAGTCCGCCGACGGCACCCTGCTGCGCGGCGAGGTGCTCGCCCGCTGGCACGAGTACGTGGGCACCGGCCAGATCACCCGCTTCATCGATGACACGGTGGGCCGACTGCGCGACCGCATCGGCAGGGCCCTGCGCGGTGAGCCCGGACGTGGCGAACAGGCCGCCGAAGCGGCCAGCAGCGGCTTGGAGCAGCTCATCGTCGCTGCTGCCGAGGACGCCACGGAGCAGGCCGCCACCGCCTGGCGCCAGTCGGTGGCGGGTCGGCCCCTGCTGGCCGAAGACCCACAGCTGGGCCACACCTCCGCCGACTTCGCCGCCCGGGTGGGTGTCGAGGTGCGCGACTGGCAGGGCGAGGTGCTGGAGCTGGTGCGCGAACAGGGCCACGGCCGTCGCCGCACGGCCCGCATCGCCGCGGCCGGCGTCAACGGCGTGGGGGCCGCGCTGATGCTGGTGATCTTTGCCCACACCGCCGGACTCACCGGGGCCGAGGTGGGCGTGGCCGGTGGCAGTGCCGTGGTGGCCCAACGCCTGCTGGAATCCATCTTCGGCGACGACGCGGTGCGTCGGCTCGCCGCAACCGCCAAGGAGTCCCTCGATGCCCGGGTGCAGGGCCTGATGGCCAGCGAACTCGTGCGCTTCACCGACGCCCTGCGCCGGCTGGGCATCGACCCCGAACTGGCCGGGGCGCTGCGGCACGCGGCTGCCGGGGCCGATGCCGCCAGCGCTGGAAATGCGCAGTCGCTGATGCAGGCCATGAATGCCGCCGGCGCGCCACGAGATGACACGGCACGCGATGACACGGCACGCGATGACACGGCAAGGGACGACGAGGCAGGCCAGCAATGA
- the ettA gene encoding energy-dependent translational throttle protein EttA → MAEFIYQMHDVRKTVGEKVILDGVTLSFYPDAKIGVVGPNGAGKSTLLKVMAGLEPINNGEAYLAKDATVGLLQQEPPLTEDKTVLENVEEAVADLKGMLNRFNEISAEMANPDADYDALLPEMGELQEQLDARNAWDIDSQLQQAMDALQCPPPDTPVNVMSGGERRRVALCKLLLEQPDLLLLDEPTNHLDAESVNWLEAHLKAYPGAVLCVTHDRYFLDNVVTWICEVDRGRLFPYEGNYSTYLETKRKRLQIEGQKDAKRAKILEKELEWVRSSPKARQAKNKARLARYEELAAEAERSRKLDTGEINIPPGKRLGAEVLDANKLHKGFDGRILFNGLSFDLPRAGIVGVIGPNGVGKSTLFKMIVGEETPDSGELKVGKTVEISYVDQNRSGIDPEKNVWEVVSDGLDYIKVGNFEVPSRAYVAAFGFKGPDQQKPSGVLSGGERNRLNLALTLKQGGNMLLLDEPTNDLDVETLQSLEDALLEFPGCAVVISHDRWFLDRVATHILAWEGEGEDGNDPQWFWFEGNFADYETNKVARLGEEASRPHASRYRRLTRD, encoded by the coding sequence ATGGCTGAATTCATCTACCAGATGCACGACGTCAGGAAGACCGTTGGCGAGAAGGTCATCCTCGACGGCGTGACACTGTCGTTCTATCCGGACGCCAAGATCGGCGTCGTGGGTCCCAACGGGGCTGGAAAGTCCACGCTTCTCAAGGTGATGGCCGGCCTGGAACCCATCAACAACGGCGAGGCATATCTCGCCAAGGACGCCACGGTGGGGCTGCTGCAGCAGGAGCCCCCGCTGACCGAGGACAAGACGGTGCTCGAGAACGTCGAGGAAGCCGTCGCCGACCTCAAGGGAATGCTCAACCGCTTCAACGAGATCTCGGCGGAGATGGCCAACCCTGACGCCGACTACGACGCGCTGCTGCCCGAGATGGGCGAACTGCAGGAGCAGCTGGATGCCCGCAACGCGTGGGACATTGATTCCCAGCTGCAGCAGGCCATGGACGCACTGCAGTGTCCGCCGCCCGATACTCCGGTGAACGTGATGTCGGGTGGCGAACGCCGCCGCGTCGCCCTGTGCAAGCTGCTGCTCGAGCAGCCCGACCTGCTGCTCCTCGATGAGCCCACCAACCACCTCGACGCCGAGTCGGTGAACTGGTTGGAAGCCCACCTGAAGGCCTATCCGGGTGCGGTGCTGTGCGTGACGCACGACCGCTACTTCCTGGACAATGTGGTCACCTGGATCTGCGAGGTCGACCGCGGTCGGCTCTTCCCCTACGAGGGCAACTACTCCACCTACCTGGAGACCAAGCGCAAGCGCCTGCAGATCGAGGGACAGAAGGATGCGAAGCGTGCCAAGATCCTGGAGAAGGAACTCGAATGGGTCCGCTCCAGCCCCAAGGCCCGCCAGGCCAAGAACAAGGCACGCCTGGCCCGCTACGAGGAACTGGCCGCCGAGGCGGAGCGTTCGCGCAAGCTCGACACCGGTGAGATCAACATCCCGCCGGGCAAGCGCCTTGGCGCCGAGGTGCTCGACGCCAACAAGCTGCACAAGGGCTTCGACGGCCGGATCCTGTTCAACGGGCTGAGCTTCGACCTGCCGCGCGCCGGCATCGTCGGCGTGATCGGGCCGAACGGCGTCGGTAAGTCGACGCTGTTCAAGATGATCGTCGGGGAGGAGACCCCCGACAGCGGCGAGCTGAAGGTCGGCAAGACCGTCGAGATCAGCTATGTCGACCAGAACCGCTCTGGCATCGACCCCGAGAAGAACGTCTGGGAAGTCGTCTCGGACGGCCTGGACTACATCAAGGTCGGCAACTTCGAGGTGCCGAGCCGCGCCTACGTGGCTGCCTTCGGCTTCAAGGGACCCGACCAGCAGAAGCCATCCGGCGTGCTATCCGGCGGCGAACGCAACCGACTCAACCTGGCGCTGACGCTCAAGCAGGGCGGCAACATGCTCCTGCTCGATGAGCCCACCAATGACCTCGACGTCGAAACGCTGCAGAGCCTTGAGGACGCACTGTTGGAATTCCCGGGCTGTGCCGTGGTGATCAGCCACGATCGCTGGTTCCTTGACCGCGTCGCCACCCACATCCTCGCCTGGGAGGGCGAGGGCGAGGACGGCAATGACCCGCAGTGGTTCTGGTTCGAGGGCAACTTCGCCGACTACGAGACGAACAAGGTCGCCCGCCTTGGCGAGGAGGCCTCGCGTCCCCACGCGAGTCGCTACCGTCGCCTGACACGCGACTGA
- a CDS encoding DUF4921 family protein: MPTLGLTEAIRTMPDGTVKQVNPLSGVEVWTVPGRGNRPLATPVNDPRALSADDFGHSCAFCADRMAETPPEKARRVHGADGWQTLTGVLPEHLHDTVAEFRRIPNLFEIVGYPYWVANYDYKPSPAAMARYRAYRNDAGGREHLLAISRTKLAASGLAPAQVRATPDDELLDDAIGFFAGGHDVIVARRHFVDGATDSSQLAGSGALSPDEHAEYMRFTVDTLADLYRQNRYARYVAVFQNWLRPAGASFDHLHKQLVAIDQHGTQAAGEVERLRSNPNIYNDLLLGTAVQHNLVIAENDSAIVFAGFGHRYPTLEIYSKSATCEPWNQSDKELDDMSALVHACHAATGMDVPSNEEWHHRAPDMDVPMPWRINLKWRVSTLAGFEGGTKIYLNTIDPWHLRDRVVPRLHALRRQGRLADNILLDIECPAQYNSLMYNPLLQRRDTNRDRPIRIR; this comes from the coding sequence ATGCCGACGCTGGGCCTGACCGAAGCCATCCGAACAATGCCAGACGGCACCGTCAAGCAGGTGAATCCGCTGTCGGGGGTGGAGGTGTGGACCGTGCCGGGCCGCGGCAACCGTCCGCTGGCGACCCCGGTGAATGACCCCAGGGCGCTGAGCGCCGACGATTTCGGGCACAGTTGCGCGTTCTGCGCCGACCGCATGGCCGAGACCCCGCCCGAGAAGGCGCGCCGTGTGCATGGCGCTGACGGCTGGCAGACGCTCACCGGTGTGTTGCCCGAACACCTGCACGACACGGTGGCCGAGTTCCGGCGCATCCCGAACCTGTTCGAGATCGTCGGCTACCCCTATTGGGTGGCCAACTACGACTACAAGCCCTCCCCGGCGGCCATGGCCCGCTATCGCGCCTACCGCAATGACGCCGGCGGGCGGGAGCACCTGCTGGCCATCAGCCGCACGAAGCTGGCGGCCTCCGGGCTCGCACCGGCCCAGGTGAGGGCCACCCCCGATGACGAGCTGCTGGATGACGCCATCGGCTTCTTCGCCGGCGGGCACGACGTGATCGTGGCGCGACGCCATTTCGTGGACGGCGCCACCGACAGCTCGCAGCTGGCGGGCTCCGGTGCCCTGTCCCCCGACGAACATGCCGAGTACATGCGCTTCACCGTGGACACGTTGGCCGACCTGTACCGGCAGAATCGCTACGCCCGCTATGTGGCGGTCTTCCAGAACTGGCTGCGGCCGGCAGGGGCGTCGTTCGATCACCTGCACAAGCAACTGGTCGCGATCGACCAGCACGGCACCCAGGCGGCCGGCGAGGTGGAGCGGCTGCGCAGCAATCCGAATATCTACAACGACCTGCTGCTGGGCACCGCCGTGCAGCACAACCTGGTGATCGCCGAGAACGACAGTGCGATCGTCTTCGCCGGGTTCGGGCACCGCTATCCGACCCTGGAGATCTATTCGAAGTCGGCAACCTGCGAGCCCTGGAACCAGTCCGACAAGGAACTCGACGACATGTCGGCGCTGGTCCATGCGTGCCACGCGGCCACCGGGATGGATGTTCCGTCCAATGAGGAATGGCACCACCGCGCCCCCGACATGGACGTGCCCATGCCATGGCGCATCAACCTGAAGTGGCGGGTGTCCACCCTGGCCGGGTTCGAGGGCGGCACGAAGATCTACCTCAACACGATTGATCCCTGGCATCTGCGCGACCGGGTGGTGCCGCGCCTGCACGCGCTGCGCCGCCAGGGGCGGCTCGCCGACAACATCCTGCTCGACATCGAATGCCCGGCCCAGTACAACTCGCTGATGTACAACCCGCTGCTGCAGCGCCGGGACACGAACCGCGACCGGCCGATCAGGATTCGTTGA
- a CDS encoding IS481-like element ISPfr17 family transposase — MTHANAPLTPEGRRRLAVLVVEQGWSLRRAAERFQCSPATVKRWADRYRAGLPLIDRSSRPTSSPNRLSRKTEHRIVALRFTRRWGPHRIAYHLRLHRSTVGRVLARYKMPKLINIDQATGLPVRRPKPKRYEVAAPGQLVHVDIKKQGRIPDGGGWRAHGRGSMQDRHAGVARDKAARAGAAGSRGYRYLHHAVDDHSRIAYSEILDDERKETAAGFWTRANAFFAGLGVTVTAVMTDNGSCYRSGAFADALGDEVKHKWTRPYRPQTNGKVERFNRTLAVEWAYAKPYASEAERAAAYETWLHHYNHHRPHTGIGGQTPSARVHNVTGKYS; from the coding sequence GTGACTCACGCTAACGCACCCTTGACACCGGAAGGGCGTCGTCGTCTTGCTGTTCTCGTCGTGGAACAGGGCTGGTCGTTGCGGCGGGCGGCGGAACGGTTCCAGTGCTCGCCCGCGACGGTGAAGCGGTGGGCCGACAGGTACCGGGCAGGGCTGCCGTTGATCGACCGTAGTTCGAGGCCCACCTCGTCACCGAACCGGCTTTCGCGTAAGACGGAGCATCGGATCGTCGCGTTGCGGTTCACTCGCCGGTGGGGTCCGCACCGGATCGCGTATCACCTGCGGTTGCACCGTTCCACGGTCGGTCGGGTGCTCGCCCGATACAAGATGCCGAAGCTGATCAACATCGACCAGGCCACCGGGCTGCCGGTTCGCCGCCCGAAGCCGAAACGGTACGAGGTCGCCGCGCCGGGCCAGCTCGTGCACGTAGATATCAAGAAACAAGGCCGGATCCCCGACGGCGGCGGGTGGCGTGCCCACGGTCGCGGATCCATGCAGGACCGTCACGCGGGAGTGGCCCGCGACAAGGCAGCCCGTGCCGGGGCAGCCGGCTCTCGCGGCTACCGGTATCTGCACCACGCCGTGGACGACCACTCCCGGATCGCGTACTCAGAGATCCTTGACGACGAGCGCAAAGAGACCGCAGCGGGGTTCTGGACCCGCGCGAACGCGTTCTTCGCAGGCCTGGGCGTCACAGTCACCGCGGTGATGACCGACAACGGTTCCTGCTACCGGTCAGGCGCCTTCGCTGACGCGCTCGGCGACGAGGTGAAGCACAAGTGGACCCGGCCATACCGGCCGCAGACCAACGGCAAGGTCGAGCGGTTCAACCGAACCCTCGCCGTCGAGTGGGCCTACGCGAAGCCCTACGCCAGCGAAGCCGAGCGCGCCGCAGCCTACGAGACCTGGCTCCATCACTACAATCACCACAGACCCCACACCGGGATCGGCGGCCAGACTCCCTCAGCCCGCGTTCACAACGTCACGGGGAAGTACAGCTAG
- a CDS encoding HPr family phosphocarrier protein, whose product MTNVHGLHARPAAAVVSALSGLDARVVISNATSGAGPADARSVSSLAALQLHQGQVMHVEASGAAAPQARQALDELAARQFGDATNGNPSEAGNTPGRASEGERPQQDASPAPVATAVVEGPVHIIDPDPDVAGYRAGSAAIEQARFDQARHHVAGYLDDQASGPFAAIFNAQKALLNDASLRTGVSSAIDKGASSIEAVSATMAGLSASFDKLSDPYLRERGQDVRSLDRLLRSAIVGASLRWPREAPAGVWVLPELDALSAATADTARCRAIITLRGGDTGHGAIIARQRGIALLLGYPDAARFTEGQEIRVDTVARRARPVNES is encoded by the coding sequence ATGACCAACGTCCACGGCCTGCACGCCCGACCCGCCGCCGCCGTGGTCTCGGCACTGAGCGGCCTTGATGCGCGGGTCGTCATCTCGAATGCCACCAGCGGTGCCGGCCCGGCCGATGCCCGCAGCGTCTCATCCCTGGCGGCCCTGCAACTGCACCAGGGCCAGGTGATGCACGTTGAGGCGTCGGGGGCGGCAGCCCCACAGGCGCGCCAAGCCCTCGACGAGCTCGCCGCCCGGCAGTTCGGTGACGCCACCAACGGCAACCCGTCCGAGGCAGGCAACACCCCCGGTCGCGCGTCGGAGGGGGAACGACCTCAGCAGGATGCCAGCCCCGCCCCCGTGGCCACCGCGGTGGTCGAGGGGCCCGTGCACATCATCGATCCCGATCCGGATGTCGCCGGCTACCGGGCCGGCAGCGCCGCCATCGAACAGGCCCGCTTCGACCAGGCGCGCCACCATGTGGCCGGCTATCTCGATGATCAGGCCAGCGGCCCCTTCGCCGCAATCTTCAACGCCCAGAAGGCACTGCTCAACGATGCGTCGCTGCGCACGGGCGTCAGCTCCGCCATCGATAAGGGAGCCAGCAGCATCGAGGCGGTCTCCGCGACGATGGCCGGACTCAGCGCCAGCTTTGACAAGCTCAGCGACCCCTATCTGCGCGAGCGTGGCCAGGACGTGCGCTCACTCGACCGCCTGCTGCGCTCGGCAATCGTGGGGGCCTCGCTGCGCTGGCCCCGGGAGGCACCAGCGGGAGTCTGGGTGTTGCCCGAACTGGACGCGCTGAGCGCCGCGACCGCCGACACCGCACGCTGCCGGGCCATCATCACCCTGCGGGGCGGTGACACCGGCCACGGGGCCATCATCGCTCGCCAACGCGGCATTGCGCTGTTGCTGGGCTATCCGGACGCGGCGCGGTTCACCGAGGGCCAGGAGATCAGGGTCGACACGGTCGCGCGTCGCGCACGCCCGGTCAACGAATCCTGA
- a CDS encoding single-stranded DNA-binding protein, translated as MDTAISMAGNVGTEVDYTSGEGYSFASFRLAATPRIRRGGEWTDGETVWTTVQAVNRTAENVRASVHKGEAVVVVGRLRARRWVGQDGQQHERLVLEAKSVGHDLARGTSRFTRNERMAPAEPRADSGPAPQSRPDGEGCGADDEAESLPAESLASVEDGVAEPAA; from the coding sequence ATGGACACCGCAATCAGCATGGCCGGAAATGTTGGCACCGAAGTCGACTACACCTCCGGCGAGGGCTATTCCTTCGCCTCCTTCAGGTTGGCCGCGACGCCACGGATCCGACGGGGCGGCGAATGGACCGATGGCGAGACCGTGTGGACCACGGTGCAGGCGGTGAACCGCACGGCGGAGAACGTGCGGGCCAGCGTGCACAAGGGCGAGGCGGTGGTGGTCGTCGGCAGGCTGAGGGCCCGTCGGTGGGTCGGCCAGGACGGCCAGCAGCACGAGCGACTGGTGCTTGAGGCCAAGTCCGTGGGCCACGACCTCGCCAGGGGCACCAGCCGATTCACGCGCAATGAACGGATGGCGCCCGCCGAGCCCCGCGCCGACTCCGGTCCGGCACCGCAGTCCCGACCGGACGGGGAAGGTTGTGGGGCCGACGACGAAGCTGAGTCGCTGCCGGCGGAATCACTGGCCTCGGTGGAGGACGGCGTGGCCGAGCCGGCTGCCTGA
- a CDS encoding GTPase: MIFGRRQKSGQVPLGERITALSQAADLCRGRVDDALVDAALQAAQRADERLGLGGEYTVVALAGATGSGKSSLFNGLAGAQIATAGVRRPTTDRTLAAWWGDTEPAELLDWLNVPVRRPLGRGRPELSGLVLLDLPDFDSTSARHRVEVERLLGLVDMFIWVVDPQKYADAALHERYLAPLAAHAGVMTVVLNQADRLTPEELRAASGDLRRLVDADGLGSTPLMVTSAMSGLGVDDLRRRIARAVRDRKVVTERLATDIDQAAVALAGQLGEPATMRLPRERLDALDQALAEAAGIPLVTRAVLVSSRHRGSLATGWPVLSWLGRFRPDPLRRLHLGLPALRGRGTGQQANPPAQVQRTALTGASGGVQAAQVSRAVRALSDDASRGLPAGWATAVRAASVSHADGLADALDHAVATTGLAMGRGRRWWGVVRIVQWFLFAVLVVGAGWMIINALLGGDLLPVPRWRQMPVPVLLMVGSALGGIVVAGLARLGVEVGARHRSADAQEALMLAVARVTDVAVIAPVESELERYEQARQAVATAKGEQ; encoded by the coding sequence ATGATCTTCGGACGGCGCCAGAAGTCGGGGCAGGTCCCGCTCGGCGAGCGCATCACCGCCCTGTCGCAGGCAGCGGACCTGTGCCGCGGGCGCGTCGACGACGCGCTGGTGGACGCGGCGCTGCAGGCCGCGCAGCGGGCCGATGAGCGGCTCGGCCTGGGCGGCGAATACACCGTGGTGGCATTGGCCGGGGCCACCGGCTCGGGCAAGTCGAGCCTGTTCAACGGACTGGCCGGGGCACAGATCGCCACCGCGGGCGTCCGTCGGCCCACCACGGACCGCACCCTGGCGGCCTGGTGGGGAGACACCGAACCCGCCGAGTTGTTGGACTGGCTGAATGTGCCCGTCCGCAGGCCACTGGGCCGGGGCCGTCCCGAACTGTCCGGCCTCGTGCTGCTGGACCTTCCCGACTTCGACTCCACCTCTGCCCGGCACCGCGTCGAGGTGGAGCGCCTGCTCGGGCTCGTCGACATGTTCATCTGGGTGGTCGACCCGCAGAAATACGCCGACGCCGCCCTTCACGAGCGCTACCTGGCCCCGTTGGCGGCCCATGCCGGTGTGATGACCGTCGTGTTGAACCAGGCCGATCGCCTGACGCCCGAGGAGCTGCGGGCAGCCAGTGGCGACCTGCGTCGCCTGGTGGATGCCGATGGGCTGGGCAGCACGCCGCTCATGGTCACCTCGGCGATGTCCGGCCTGGGGGTCGACGACCTGAGGCGCCGCATTGCCCGGGCGGTCCGCGACCGCAAGGTGGTGACCGAACGCCTCGCCACCGATATCGACCAGGCCGCGGTCGCGCTGGCGGGCCAGCTCGGGGAGCCCGCCACGATGAGGCTTCCCCGCGAACGCCTTGACGCGCTCGACCAGGCGTTGGCGGAGGCCGCCGGGATCCCCCTGGTCACCCGTGCCGTCCTGGTGTCGTCGCGACACCGGGGATCACTGGCCACCGGCTGGCCGGTGCTGAGCTGGCTGGGGAGGTTCCGTCCCGATCCGTTGCGACGCCTGCACCTCGGCCTGCCGGCCCTGCGGGGCCGGGGGACTGGTCAGCAGGCCAACCCGCCCGCCCAGGTGCAGCGCACGGCCCTGACCGGCGCCTCGGGGGGAGTGCAGGCGGCGCAGGTCTCCAGGGCCGTGCGGGCCCTGTCCGACGATGCCTCACGGGGCCTGCCCGCGGGCTGGGCCACCGCCGTGCGTGCGGCGTCGGTGTCCCATGCCGACGGACTGGCCGACGCCCTGGACCATGCGGTCGCCACCACCGGGCTGGCGATGGGTCGCGGACGGCGTTGGTGGGGTGTGGTGCGGATCGTCCAGTGGTTCCTGTTCGCCGTGTTGGTGGTGGGGGCCGGCTGGATGATCATCAACGCGCTGCTCGGCGGCGACCTGCTGCCGGTGCCGCGGTGGCGTCAGATGCCCGTGCCGGTGCTGCTGATGGTGGGCAGCGCACTCGGCGGGATCGTGGTGGCCGGTCTGGCCCGCCTCGGGGTCGAGGTCGGTGCCCGACACCGCAGTGCCGACGCGCAGGAGGCACTGATGCTGGCAGTGGCGCGCGTCACCGATGTGGCGGTCATCGCGCCGGTGGAAAGTGAACTTGAACGCTATGAGCAGGCGCGGCAGGCCGTCGCGACCGCGAAGGGAGAACAATGA